Genomic segment of Primulina tabacum isolate GXHZ01 chromosome 11, ASM2559414v2, whole genome shotgun sequence:
atattcatacaaatattcttttcacatgtatattatcaatttgaaaacaaagttacagattaatcaattgatgcattttaaaaaatttacaagcatgcatacaaacccacatatatacacatgtaagaattaaatgatttaacttttatataagtaaattcatttattaatataaatattaaaaaactatttcaaactgaatatgttaattaattattggttcaaagaaattaataaaaaataatatgttataattaagtacaaatttttttaaattctataaaaaaaattcacaaacgtttataaaaatcttgcaaaaaaatcTACATGAATGCACATCAATCTCtttataaatctgtgagattctttaaaagtcaataaaaatatatcaaatctataaaagtctatcatttgaaaaggTCATTAAAAGCCATCAAaactctgaattgaatacacctcactaaatatcaaatttaaccatatcaaatttaattttaatgaaaTGCAATAATGTTATAATTTTGCGTTGCACTTACtagtttagttttttttataaaaaaaaaagtgagaAAATTTGGTTACAATTTGTTTTTTTCTTAGTTATTTTATTTTCCCAAAATTATTGcaattatacaaatttgatgTATAGATAGTTTTGAAGTCAACAATTTTCTTAGTTATTTTATTTTCCCATAATTATTGCAATTATACTCATTCGATGTTTCCCTGCACATTGTAACCCAATTTTTTGACGGTAAGAACTTGGAAACACGCTCATCATACAGCAGTGCATTAAAGACAATTTCGCAGTTGCAGACCCTCTGATCCAAATTAAGATAATAGAGTCGAAAGCAAAACACGCTTTATTTCGATCGAAATGCATCTAGGACACGGGGGTTTCAATCTTCTTGACCACACTTTTGAGCTCCTGTTGAAGGCTTGGCCTTGTAGGCAGCAACACTATATCTTTCCAAACTGAACCGGGTTTGTTGATCTGCTCCGGGTCTTTGTTAAGCTCGTATATACATTCTGCTTCATCGTTCAAATTGGTTACTGAATCCAAACACTTGATTTCGTCTGTGTCCACTAAGATTTTGCTGTTGCCATCTTTCCATGCTATCAGCTGCGCATAGAATATAGTAAAAGAAAGATTTAGGATTCATTTAGTTATACAAGCAGATGACCGATCAGGTTAAGCTAGAAAACAATTCATTCTCTTTATTCATCATTTATTACAAAAATGATTCACCAGGTATTTAACCAACCTATCAATATAACAAGATTTGCACTACTCGGTACAAAACTAATGATGCAAAATTAATGATGCGAGGTTTTGCAGTCAATACGTAGTTACATGGGGTTAAACAGTTTTCAGAAAGAGATCATAGCAAGATATTTGTTACCATTTACCAGAGTATGTCTTCTTCATGATCACTAGTAATTCAGGTACCGGAGGAAAGAAGATTAAGTTATTGAAGTATACCTTTGGTGGCCCTCCAGGAGAATTTGTACAGTATAATCTTGCATTATCTACTAGATCACAGTATCTGGGGAATGCACTTGCGAATCTCTTGTGGGATTTCAACTGTGATTTCACCCGGACGGCCCTCCCTATTTGTATAGCTCTCCTGCACCACCATTAAACcttctatatataaaaaaaagggCCTTTTATACCAGAAATACCGAATTCCAGTTCGATCGCTCGTCAAAATACGTATGTTCGCGTAAGAATTTTGTACCTGATACCTCTGACGACAGCTAAATAAGCATCACAAACGACTCCAACTAGCTCAATCCTATACGGCTTTCTGACCTTGTTTTCTTCTCTCTCGTCTTCCATTGGAACCCAATAATTTTCGATGACCGTGCCATCATCTGCAACCTTGTATCCTTCTCCCATTCTATACCGGTACTTGTGCACATTCCTTGCCATGGTGATCGTCTGCTCAACAAAGGGCACCCATGATAAGGTCCCGTCCATTATCACATCTCGCCCTTCGTTGAGTGCGGTCACTAGAAGTGATGATGCAGCGTCAGTTGATGATTGATGTACCTATATACCAAGTGGAAGCCCGGAAATGAAGCGGTCCAAATCTTCTAATGTTTAAATGCTGTTTCAGGTTTATATCTACTTAAATATATATAGTGATATGAAAGAGTTTAACGCACAAGCTCGGCAGTTTGAAGCATGTCTTCATGGTGACCACTTGAACTCAGAGCTCTGTATATTACATCCGTTTCTTTAAACGCATCCGCCTCGACAACAACTGCACTCGCCACTGCTACTGACCAAAACGATCTAGCTAGGTCGAATCACAGcatcaaaatgaataaaaaagaataaataaatagtaagaTGATTAATAGTATGAAATTATGTTACTCTTTCATGATATCTTTTAGAACAGTGCTCTTGCCGGCTCCCATTCCACCGCCCATAAGTAGAAGAACCGGACATCGCTCACTTAGAGTAACTGGTGCCATCACTGAAGAAATATTCAGTTCACTTGTTATGCTGCCAATGGCTTTCAACTCTTCCACTAATGTGGAGAAAGTCCTCGTCACTTTCAAGTTCTTTGTTATTTTATCGAACCTTTGTTTCCTGAAATAATACAATGGGCAAAACGCCATGCAAAAATTGAGCTACAGCCTCATACTAGAGGTTGACTAGAATGGAGCTCGAGTCAAATTCCAATAGGTCCAATTTATACCATGTCAAGTTGAATTCAAGTAGTATTTGTCTCTCCAGTTTTTGTAATTTATACCCTTTTACCCTAAAATTTCATAGATGTCATTTAGAGAAAATCACTCGAAAGTCGCAGATGGCTCGGCTTTTTTCATGGTCTAATCGTTGACTATT
This window contains:
- the LOC142519232 gene encoding calmodulin calcium-dependent NAD kinase-like, which codes for MHGDGGYGERLFASIAATASIGLIFAVIIHLRHRKEKPAKYDNRLAPLLGRTGSGRLSKIERFSHYLARQMGFEDGNECPQLIKLADEYLKRSKGVDEKIYEYLTNQPNAEEVYVKLVEEFERCIVGYFAFHWSQAPEMINQVLSAHYDQKMLKNFVMAATRKQRFDKITKNLKVTRTFSTLVEELKAIGSITSELNISSVMAPVTLSERCPVLLLMGGGMGAGKSTVLKDIMKESFWSVAVASAVVVEADAFKETDVIYRALSSSGHHEDMLQTAELVHQSSTDAASSLLVTALNEGRDVIMDGTLSWVPFVEQTITMARNVHKYRYRMGEGYKVADDGTVIENYWVPMEDEREENKVRKPYRIELVGVVCDAYLAVVRGIRRAIQIGRAVRVKSQLKSHKRFASAFPRYCDLVDNARLYCTNSPGGPPKLIAWKDGNSKILVDTDEIKCLDSVTNLNDEAECIYELNKDPEQINKPGSVWKDIVLLPTRPSLQQELKSVVKKIETPVS